The sequence CCAATCTACCAATATGGCTATGGCTCATACGGCTCAACGATTGAACCGACCTTCCGCTCAGCTCGTCTAAGCCTACTTGATCGAGGCTTCGTTTATGCGATCGCACATATTCGTGGTTCAGAAATGCTTGGTCGCCCTTGGTATGAGGACGGCAAAAAGCTGACCAAACAAAACACATTTAACGATTTTGTCGATGTAACCAAAGGGCTTGTTGAAGAAGGCTATGGTGCTCAAGATAAAGTATTTGCGGTGGGCGGCTCTGCTGGCGGTCTACTGATGGGCGCAATCATCAATCAAGCACCAGAACTGTACCGTGGTATTGGTGCTCATGTTCCGTTTGTAGACGTGGTAACAACCATGCTTGATGAATCGATTCCTCTAACCACAAACGAATACGACGAATGGGGCAATCCGAACGATAAAACCTACTACGATTACATGCTGGGTTACTCGCCATACGACAACATTAAGGTACAAAACTACCCGAACATGCTGGTAAAAACAGGTCTGCATGACTCACAGGTACAGTACTTTGAGCCAATGAAGTGGGTGGCGAAACTGCGTGAAATGAAGACAGACAACAATGTACTGCTGTTCAAAACCGATATGGAAGCCGGTCACGGTGGTGCTTCTGGTCGATTTAAACGATTGAGAGAAGACGCACTTGAATACGCTTTCTTTTTAGACTTGCTAAAGACTCAATAGATTCCGTGTAACTGTAGGTATTCACACAATTTTACGTCGCCATTTAGTCACTACAAAATGGCGACAGAAATTATTAAGCATGGTTAAATACGATGAACCATGAAATCAACCAAATCAAAAAACCTTTAGAACAAACAGTGACAAAGGTTTCCGAGAGGTATAAAAACAAATGAAAGTAATTAGCTTCAACATCAACGGCCTTAGAGCCCGCCTTCACCAACTGCAAGCGATTATCGACAAACACCAACCTGACGTGATTGGTCTTCAAGAGATAAAAGTACACGATGAAGCCTTCCCGCTCGCTGATGTTGAAGCGATGGGTTACAAGGTTTACTTCCATGGCCAAAAAGCGCATTACGGTGTAGCTATGTTGTGTAAGCAAGAACCTATCTCTGTACAGAAAGGTTTTCCTACAGACAATGAAGACCATCAAAAGCGTATGATCATGGCGACTTTTGAAGACGAAAACGGTGAAAAAGTTACCGTGCTTAATGGCTACTTCCCTCAAGGGGATAACATCAAGCACGAGACTAAATACCCATACAAGCGTCAGTTCTACAAAGACTTGATGACTTACCTAAATGACTACCACAACAAAGATGAACAAGTCATTGTGATGGGCGACATTAACATCAGTCCTATCGACGCAGACATCGGCATCGGTGAACCTAACGCGAAACGTTGGTTGAAAACCGGTAAGTGTTCTTTCCAACCAGAAGAGCGCGAATGGCTGAAAACACTGATGGATTGGGGTTTTGTGGACAGCTTCCGTCTATTACACCCTGAAGTAAATGACCAGTACTCATGGTTTGATTACCGATCAAAAGGTTTCGTGGACAACCGCGGCCTACGAATTGATGTAGTACTTGCGACTCAGAAACTTGCTGATAAATGTACTGAAGCAGGCATCGATTACGAACTGCGTGGCATTGAAAAGCCATCTGATCACGCGCCAATTTGGTCGACGTTTAAATAGCTTAAGAACAGACGAGTTCATCCATAAAAAACGGCGCTATGAAAGCGCCGTTTGTTTAACTGAAACTGTTGCTGTGTACTTATTAGCTAAGCGGTCTTAGGTAAGCTAGGAAACGTTTCTCTGCGAATTTGAAAATCGCGATGATGATAAACGTGAGCGCCATGTAGAACAGACCTGCTGTTAAGAAAGATTCGAATGGAGCGTAGTAACGTGAGTTAACCAAACGTGCTGCACCCGTCAGATCCATAATCGTTACAATACCTGCAACTGCTGAACCGTGAAGCATGAAGATAACTTCATTACTGTAAGCCGGTAACGCTCGACGAAGAGCACTTGGCAGAATGATACGGCGGTATGTCTTCGGTGTACTCATGCCATATGCTTTTGCTGCTTCAACTTCACCTTTTGGTAAGCCGTTAATCGCACCGCGAATGATTTCAGCTGTGTATGCCGATGTGTTAAGGATGAATGCCACCAAAGCACAAAACCATGCATTTTCCCATAGTGTATCTTTTACAGGGAAGAACTGATCCATTCCGTAGTAAATCAGGTACAACTGAACCAGCAGCGGCGTACCACGGAAGAAATAGATAAATGACCACGCTGGTGCGTTAATCAACATATTTGGGCTGTTACGAGAGATAGCTAATGGTATGGCAACGAATAAGCCAATAACCAAAGCAACACAAACCATCCAAGCCGTTGTCCATAAACCACTAAGGTAAATTGGCAGGCTTTCAATTATCAATGAAAAGTCCATAACTACCTCGCGTGGATACTAAATTTGCGTTCAACAAGCTTGAGTAGCCCTGTCGATACACTAGTGAAGAATAAGAAAATAAGCGCCACTGACATGTAGAAGGTAAATGGCATTTTGGTTGAGCCTGCTGCCAACGCGCTAACACGTACCATATCTTCTAAGCCGATAATGGATACCAGAGCGGTCGTTTTAAGCAATACTAACCAGTTGTTGCCGAAACCCGGTAAAGCATGACGGATCATTTGCGGAAGCAGGATACGACGGAACGCTAATACAGGGCCCATACCATAGGCCTTTGCCGCTTCCATCTCACCGCTATCAACAGCCATGATGGCGCCACGGAATGTTTCAGCCATGTAAGCACCGAAGATAAAGCCAATCGTTAATACACCAGCAATAAATGGGCTGACATCAATGTAATCAGGTAAGTAAGCAGTCCACTCATGGTTAGGGTCACTCGACGTGAACCATTCATTG is a genomic window of Vibrio sp. FE10 containing:
- the xthA gene encoding exodeoxyribonuclease III; the protein is MKVISFNINGLRARLHQLQAIIDKHQPDVIGLQEIKVHDEAFPLADVEAMGYKVYFHGQKAHYGVAMLCKQEPISVQKGFPTDNEDHQKRMIMATFEDENGEKVTVLNGYFPQGDNIKHETKYPYKRQFYKDLMTYLNDYHNKDEQVIVMGDINISPIDADIGIGEPNAKRWLKTGKCSFQPEEREWLKTLMDWGFVDSFRLLHPEVNDQYSWFDYRSKGFVDNRGLRIDVVLATQKLADKCTEAGIDYELRGIEKPSDHAPIWSTFK
- a CDS encoding ABC transporter permease; translated protein: MFDLQGYEASILKGAVLTIEVALLSLILAMVLGMLGALAKLAPYRWARAIATLYTTVIRGIPDLVLMMLIFFGGQILLNNSLYSINEWLNEWFTSSDPNHEWTAYLPDYIDVSPFIAGVLTIGFIFGAYMAETFRGAIMAVDSGEMEAAKAYGMGPVLAFRRILLPQMIRHALPGFGNNWLVLLKTTALVSIIGLEDMVRVSALAAGSTKMPFTFYMSVALIFLFFTSVSTGLLKLVERKFSIHAR
- a CDS encoding ABC transporter permease, coding for MDFSLIIESLPIYLSGLWTTAWMVCVALVIGLFVAIPLAISRNSPNMLINAPAWSFIYFFRGTPLLVQLYLIYYGMDQFFPVKDTLWENAWFCALVAFILNTSAYTAEIIRGAINGLPKGEVEAAKAYGMSTPKTYRRIILPSALRRALPAYSNEVIFMLHGSAVAGIVTIMDLTGAARLVNSRYYAPFESFLTAGLFYMALTFIIIAIFKFAEKRFLAYLRPLS